The following coding sequences are from one Streptomyces sp. NBC_00536 window:
- a CDS encoding protein kinase domain-containing protein translates to MRFVGRGGMGEVWEAHDRVIERSVAIKLLPYQRANSAGIELFFREARTAGALHHPGVVTVHDLGEDAAEGSLFLVMELLDGRDLGKLLLHEGVPPVEVAVEWGAQTAAALAAAHDAGVVHRDLKPANLMLTVDGRLVILDFGIARFVETSHKSSRVMGTLAYMPPERFQEQPGDARSDLYSLGCVLNELLTGQVPFQASGPVAMMNAHLGKAPARPGESRRGVPPALDDLVLALLAKDPRDRPATALEVQHRLQSLAAPGPPRTEPDRRSDTVTLGERSGKQDTSRRRFIQLGSAAVATVGAGIGIATVVSRLQGRWPFHASGVVYGTPVVADGVVYVGDGAGSLYALDAISCDRKWVSHISDGFMAGPALAGGRLYAASTDGRLYVVDAATGTTQWTYSTGGAIFDSTPAVVNGVVYVGSRDQRLHAVDAASGAKKWTYFINGSHDPTCPAVANDVVFITGGSPGTGVHAISAASGARKWVNHVDEQQQIEASPAVADGVVYVGDREGRFLAIDAASGVKKWDIPTGDDVLFCSAAVIDGAAYAYGSNGNLYAINVVTGAMKWTASVGYSIASSFTPAVVGGLVFGGGGSKFYAIDATTGIKKWTFSGSDKARFSSPAVAKGVVYVGGGGDGNLYALDVDTGKELT, encoded by the coding sequence GTGCGGTTCGTCGGTCGGGGCGGGATGGGGGAGGTCTGGGAGGCTCACGACCGCGTGATCGAACGCTCTGTGGCCATCAAACTGCTGCCGTACCAGCGCGCCAACAGTGCGGGAATCGAGCTGTTCTTCCGGGAGGCCCGCACTGCCGGTGCGCTGCATCATCCGGGGGTGGTGACGGTTCACGACCTGGGCGAAGACGCGGCGGAGGGATCGCTCTTCCTGGTCATGGAGCTGCTAGACGGCCGGGATCTGGGCAAGCTGCTTCTGCATGAAGGCGTCCCTCCTGTAGAGGTGGCGGTGGAGTGGGGCGCCCAGACCGCTGCGGCACTGGCGGCGGCCCACGACGCCGGAGTCGTACACCGAGATCTGAAGCCAGCCAACCTCATGCTGACGGTCGATGGCCGCCTGGTCATCCTGGACTTCGGAATCGCCCGGTTTGTCGAGACATCTCACAAGTCCAGCCGGGTCATGGGCACCCTCGCCTACATGCCGCCAGAGCGGTTCCAGGAGCAGCCCGGCGACGCCCGCTCCGACCTGTACTCACTCGGCTGCGTCCTAAACGAACTGCTCACAGGTCAGGTGCCATTCCAGGCAAGCGGACCGGTCGCCATGATGAATGCCCACCTGGGCAAGGCCCCCGCGCGGCCTGGTGAATCGCGAAGAGGCGTGCCGCCAGCGCTTGACGATCTCGTCCTGGCCCTGCTCGCCAAGGATCCCCGGGACCGGCCCGCGACCGCCCTCGAAGTCCAACACCGCCTGCAGTCCCTTGCCGCTCCGGGCCCACCTCGGACCGAACCTGACCGGCGATCCGACACGGTGACCCTGGGCGAGCGTTCAGGCAAGCAGGACACGAGTCGGCGACGGTTCATCCAGCTCGGATCGGCTGCCGTCGCCACCGTCGGAGCTGGCATCGGGATCGCCACGGTGGTTTCGAGGCTTCAGGGACGATGGCCCTTCCACGCGTCCGGCGTGGTGTACGGAACTCCGGTCGTTGCTGACGGGGTGGTGTATGTCGGTGACGGCGCCGGCAGTCTCTATGCACTCGACGCCATCAGCTGTGACCGGAAGTGGGTGTCCCACATCAGCGACGGCTTCATGGCGGGGCCCGCATTGGCCGGCGGGAGGCTATATGCGGCCAGCACCGACGGCCGCCTCTACGTAGTCGATGCCGCCACCGGCACCACGCAGTGGACTTACAGCACAGGCGGTGCAATCTTCGATTCAACGCCAGCCGTGGTCAACGGCGTGGTGTACGTCGGCAGCAGGGACCAACGCCTCCACGCGGTCGATGCCGCAAGCGGTGCCAAGAAATGGACTTACTTCATCAACGGTAGCCACGACCCGACCTGTCCGGCTGTTGCCAATGACGTGGTGTTCATCACCGGAGGCTCGCCCGGTACCGGCGTCCACGCAATCAGCGCTGCCAGCGGTGCCAGAAAGTGGGTCAACCACGTCGACGAGCAGCAGCAAATCGAGGCGTCTCCGGCCGTGGCCGACGGTGTGGTCTATGTCGGCGATCGCGAAGGCCGCTTCCTTGCAATCGACGCTGCCAGCGGCGTTAAGAAGTGGGACATTCCTACCGGTGACGACGTGCTTTTCTGCTCGGCCGCCGTGATCGACGGGGCGGCATACGCTTACGGCAGTAACGGAAATCTTTATGCGATAAATGTCGTAACCGGTGCCATGAAATGGACTGCTTCCGTCGGCTACAGCATAGCCTCTTCTTTCACCCCCGCTGTGGTCGGCGGGTTAGTTTTCGGCGGCGGCGGCAGCAAATTCTATGCGATCGACGCCACCACCGGAATCAAGAAATGGACCTTCAGTGGTAGCGATAAGGCTAGATTCTCATCACCCGCCGTGGCAAAAGGCGTGGTGTACGTCGGGGGTGGTGGCGACGGAAATCTCTATGCCCTCGATGTAGACACGGGTAAAGAACTCACCTGA
- a CDS encoding GreA/GreB family elongation factor has product MTETDEETRRLREGRIAAIETTLANAHIVDPSTVAPSDVVSFGATVTLVNAETDEQVVYQIVGQEEADIKKGTISYLSPLGKALLGKSVGDMIAALPDPAQKEVTEVRYI; this is encoded by the coding sequence TTGACCGAGACCGACGAGGAGACACGTCGCCTGAGGGAGGGCCGGATCGCTGCCATTGAGACCACGCTGGCGAACGCCCATATCGTCGACCCCAGCACGGTCGCGCCCTCGGACGTTGTGAGCTTCGGGGCTACGGTCACGCTCGTCAACGCCGAGACCGATGAGCAGGTGGTTTACCAGATCGTCGGTCAGGAAGAGGCAGACATCAAGAAGGGAACCATCAGCTACCTCAGCCCGCTGGGGAAGGCACTGCTCGGCAAGAGTGTGGGCGACATGATTGCGGCCCTCCCGGACCCCGCCCAGAAGGAAGTCACGGAGGTTCGATACATCTGA
- a CDS encoding AlbA family DNA-binding domain-containing protein, which translates to MTSAASLFACRPADVTLERVRELVAIGQPESLTLEYKEKYTPRVPTSVAAMANSYGGLILVGVTERSVDDRIIGVPEDAIVQIVNGCHQTLEPPWEPEIIPVPLPETDGRMILVVRVDPAKASRPLLVQGAAPIRLHGRNAVADRAGLARLINEAAPQAVAAGLRLPLADLPTDEHMKPSVDFLVRTGMFVPVDASATWRPLSERGVQAFADALNNSPLHQALFRWCASIGDGGMNPFHRSGLNRARKIRLLWQGGPGGAPAFPLQAVARIDLPDAYGAAVSHVQVSLQVVARFRHTFGRVAPLSVARLHELVDALTATLVDDKVTGVLAALAGVDPLVMPQPLGLDFLSSTDMPDLLAGNGLTSVPDAGTSRGANLLADPGVDQRDPAERRALVDSWLQQISQDAGLLGMEKVLEQLHGTSPDAQPRRPRRTDVL; encoded by the coding sequence ATGACATCTGCGGCCTCGCTGTTCGCCTGCCGTCCTGCGGACGTGACCCTGGAGCGGGTTCGCGAGCTGGTTGCCATAGGCCAGCCCGAGAGCCTGACCCTGGAGTACAAGGAGAAATACACCCCCAGGGTTCCGACCTCGGTCGCGGCGATGGCCAACAGCTACGGCGGCCTCATCCTGGTGGGCGTCACTGAGCGCAGCGTCGACGACCGGATCATCGGCGTGCCCGAGGATGCGATCGTCCAGATCGTCAACGGCTGCCATCAGACGCTGGAGCCACCATGGGAGCCGGAGATCATCCCGGTCCCCCTGCCTGAGACCGACGGTCGGATGATCCTCGTCGTCCGCGTGGACCCGGCGAAGGCGTCACGCCCGCTTCTGGTCCAAGGTGCCGCCCCGATCCGGCTGCACGGACGCAACGCGGTAGCAGACCGGGCAGGCCTCGCACGGCTGATCAACGAAGCCGCGCCCCAGGCTGTGGCTGCCGGACTGCGGTTGCCGCTGGCCGACCTGCCCACGGACGAACATATGAAGCCGAGCGTCGACTTCCTCGTGCGTACAGGGATGTTCGTTCCGGTGGACGCATCGGCCACCTGGCGCCCGCTGTCGGAGCGCGGCGTGCAGGCATTCGCCGACGCGCTGAACAACTCTCCGCTGCACCAGGCCTTGTTCCGCTGGTGCGCATCGATCGGTGACGGCGGCATGAACCCTTTCCACCGCTCGGGCCTCAACCGGGCCCGCAAGATCCGGCTGCTGTGGCAGGGCGGCCCGGGCGGAGCGCCGGCCTTCCCGCTACAGGCCGTGGCCAGGATCGACCTGCCAGATGCCTATGGGGCTGCCGTCTCGCATGTGCAGGTCTCCTTGCAAGTCGTCGCGCGCTTCCGGCACACTTTCGGCCGCGTGGCGCCCCTGTCCGTCGCCCGCCTGCACGAGCTGGTCGACGCCCTGACGGCCACGCTGGTCGATGACAAGGTCACCGGAGTTCTCGCCGCTCTGGCGGGTGTAGACCCTCTCGTGATGCCGCAGCCGCTCGGTCTGGACTTCCTCAGCAGCACGGACATGCCGGACTTGCTCGCCGGGAACGGACTGACCTCGGTGCCGGATGCTGGCACATCACGAGGGGCCAACCTGCTCGCCGACCCAGGCGTCGACCAGCGCGACCCTGCAGAGCGCCGTGCGCTCGTCGACAGCTGGCTCCAGCAGATCAGCCAGGACGCCGGCCTGCTCGGTATGGAGAAGGTCCTGGAACAACTCCACGGCACCTCCCCTGACGCTCAACCGCGACGTCCTCGCCGCACAGACGTCCTGTAA
- a CDS encoding RacP protein has protein sequence MPPASRRRSPAAQRHADTLRFVLFEARPAGLAFKQLVRSSELSTSQARSGLACLRDTITEHGWPPLIWTMADGYKFCSDPAELQAYEVAVIREKLTEIRRFITGVVAPHAALQPKGRWVRHLNTQLNSVESTLDVIADYIDA, from the coding sequence ATGCCGCCCGCCTCACGGCGCCGGTCCCCGGCAGCCCAGCGGCACGCCGACACCCTCCGGTTCGTGCTCTTCGAGGCACGGCCTGCTGGGCTGGCCTTCAAGCAGCTGGTCAGATCCAGCGAACTCTCAACCTCACAAGCCCGCTCAGGCCTGGCATGCCTGCGGGACACCATCACCGAACACGGCTGGCCACCGCTGATCTGGACCATGGCGGACGGCTACAAGTTCTGCTCCGACCCCGCCGAGCTCCAGGCCTACGAGGTCGCGGTCATCCGCGAAAAACTCACCGAGATCCGCCGGTTCATCACCGGCGTCGTCGCCCCGCACGCGGCCCTGCAGCCCAAGGGCCGCTGGGTCAGGCATCTGAACACCCAGCTCAACTCCGTCGAGTCCACCCTCGACGTGATCGCCGACTACATCGACGCATAA
- a CDS encoding IS5 family transposase: MTRRRCYPSDTYNDEWALIEPLLPIPACETPHGGRPEKHPRREIVDAIRYLVDTGCKWRALPKDYPPWRTCYNAMARWAAAGVIGQIRDQLRKRVRRDMGRSPGAVATIIDSQSVKAAETVGKDSRGYDAAKKINGRKRHLVVDTKGLPLFVMVTPADITDRDAAKEVLFRLRLMHPEITIVWADSAYAGQLVTWAKKYLDLTVKTVSRPKNAVGFVVLPRRWVVERSIAWVMHARRHARDYERLVQHSESLITWAAITLMTRRITRRQSRRASQPVSREHTRD; the protein is encoded by the coding sequence TTGACCCGGCGCCGCTGCTACCCCTCGGACACCTACAACGACGAGTGGGCCCTGATCGAACCCCTGCTGCCGATCCCGGCCTGCGAGACCCCTCACGGCGGACGGCCGGAGAAGCACCCGCGGCGCGAGATCGTGGACGCGATTCGCTACCTCGTCGATACGGGCTGCAAGTGGAGGGCCCTGCCCAAGGACTATCCGCCATGGCGGACCTGCTACAACGCCATGGCCCGCTGGGCCGCCGCTGGAGTGATCGGCCAGATCCGTGACCAGCTCCGCAAACGCGTCCGCCGGGACATGGGGCGTTCACCGGGAGCCGTCGCCACCATCATCGACTCGCAGTCCGTCAAGGCCGCCGAGACCGTCGGCAAGGACTCGCGCGGCTATGACGCCGCGAAAAAGATCAACGGCAGGAAGCGGCACCTCGTGGTCGACACCAAAGGCCTGCCGCTGTTCGTCATGGTCACCCCGGCCGACATCACCGACCGCGACGCCGCCAAGGAAGTCCTGTTCAGGCTGCGGCTCATGCACCCCGAGATCACGATCGTATGGGCCGACTCCGCCTACGCCGGACAGCTCGTGACCTGGGCGAAGAAGTACCTGGACCTGACAGTGAAGACCGTCAGCAGGCCGAAGAACGCGGTCGGGTTCGTCGTCCTGCCCCGCCGTTGGGTGGTCGAGAGGTCGATCGCCTGGGTCATGCACGCCCGCCGGCACGCCCGCGATTACGAGCGTCTCGTCCAGCACTCCGAATCGCTGATCACCTGGGCAGCGATCACCTTGATGACCAGGCGTATCACCCGTCGGCAGTCTCGCCGGGCCAGCCAGCCAGTCTCTCGGGAACACACACGGGACTGA
- a CDS encoding IS3 family transposase (programmed frameshift) yields MPKPYPEEFRQDVVRVARNRGPGVTVEQVAADFGVHAMTLWKWMRRADIDDGAKPGTTSQESAELREARRRIKLLEQENEVLRRAAAYLSQANLPKRIYPLVKELAVDGVPVTVTCRVLKLARAPYYRWLERPVTDAEVERAARANALFDAHREDPEFGYRFLADEARRAGSGMADRTAWRICRDNRWWSVFGKKRGRNKKAGPPVHDDLVRRDFTATGPNRLWLTDITEHTTGEGKLYLCAIKDVFSKRIVGYSIDTRMKSRLAVAALDNAVARREHVAGCILHSDRGSQFRSRKFVRALDRHRMAGSIGRVGAAGDNAAMESFFSLLQKNVLDRRTWTTHQELRIAIVTWIERTYHRRRRQAALGRLTPVEFETVMTTPALQAA; encoded by the exons GTGCCCAAGCCTTATCCGGAAGAGTTCCGTCAGGATGTCGTGCGGGTCGCGAGGAACCGCGGCCCGGGCGTGACGGTCGAGCAAGTGGCCGCCGACTTCGGAGTCCATGCGATGACGCTGTGGAAGTGGATGCGCCGGGCGGACATCGACGACGGGGCCAAGCCCGGAACAACCAGCCAGGAGAGCGCGGAGCTGCGCGAAGCGCGTCGGCGCATCAAGCTGCTGGAGCAGGAGAACGAGGTCTTGCGCCGGGCCGCGGCCTACCTGTCCCAGGCGAACCTTCCG AAAAGGATCTACCCGCTCGTGAAAGAGCTGGCCGTGGACGGGGTGCCCGTCACGGTGACGTGCCGGGTCCTCAAGCTCGCCAGAGCGCCCTACTACCGGTGGCTGGAGCGGCCGGTGACCGATGCCGAGGTCGAGCGGGCCGCTCGCGCGAACGCGTTGTTCGACGCCCACCGTGAGGACCCGGAGTTCGGCTACCGCTTCCTGGCCGACGAGGCCCGCCGCGCGGGATCCGGCATGGCCGACCGGACCGCGTGGCGGATCTGCCGGGACAACCGCTGGTGGAGCGTGTTCGGCAAGAAGCGTGGCAGGAACAAGAAGGCCGGCCCACCGGTGCACGACGATCTCGTTCGCCGCGACTTCACCGCGACCGGCCCGAACCGGCTGTGGCTCACCGACATCACCGAACACACCACCGGCGAGGGGAAGCTGTATCTCTGCGCGATCAAGGACGTCTTCAGCAAGCGGATCGTGGGCTACTCCATCGACACGCGCATGAAGTCCCGCCTGGCCGTCGCCGCCCTGGACAACGCCGTGGCCCGGCGTGAACACGTCGCCGGATGCATCCTGCACAGCGACCGCGGATCGCAGTTCCGGTCCCGGAAATTCGTCCGGGCGCTCGACCGGCACCGCATGGCCGGATCGATAGGGAGGGTCGGGGCGGCCGGCGACAACGCGGCCATGGAGTCCTTCTTCAGCCTGCTGCAGAAGAACGTCCTCGACCGCCGGACGTGGACCACCCACCAGGAACTGCGGATCGCGATCGTCACCTGGATCGAGAGGACCTACCACCGCCGCCGCAGACAAGCCGCACTCGGCCGGCTGACCCCCGTCGAATTCGAGACCGTCATGACGACACCGGCCCTCCAGGCCGCGTAA
- a CDS encoding RICIN domain-containing protein: MKALKALGLVTGAVAAISLGAGTANAATGSYLVNYHTGLCIGVGNKPGNGAPVIQWDCNQPAADMRWNYEATTDSNGAQAYFIKNEWSGKCMGVQSSLTNGTGIIQYTCNGASDEKWWWTTPNNGVGAGVWRNVYSGLCLGVGSNATKGTQTIQYSCNGANDEFWFSRS; the protein is encoded by the coding sequence ATGAAGGCACTGAAGGCTCTTGGCCTGGTGACCGGCGCAGTAGCGGCAATCAGCCTCGGGGCAGGCACGGCCAACGCGGCCACCGGCTCGTACCTAGTCAACTACCACACCGGGCTGTGCATCGGGGTAGGAAACAAGCCCGGCAATGGCGCACCCGTCATCCAGTGGGACTGCAACCAGCCGGCTGCAGACATGCGCTGGAACTACGAGGCCACCACGGACAGCAACGGCGCTCAGGCCTATTTCATCAAGAACGAGTGGTCCGGCAAGTGCATGGGCGTCCAATCCAGCCTGACCAACGGGACCGGCATCATCCAGTACACCTGCAACGGCGCCTCGGACGAAAAATGGTGGTGGACCACCCCCAACAACGGCGTGGGCGCGGGGGTATGGAGGAACGTGTACTCCGGCCTCTGTCTTGGCGTCGGCTCCAACGCAACCAAGGGCACTCAGACCATCCAGTACAGCTGCAACGGCGCCAACGACGAATTCTGGTTCTCCCGTTCCTGA